One segment of Leeia aquatica DNA contains the following:
- a CDS encoding DUF935 domain-containing protein, with amino-acid sequence MRTKGLWVSATEFVQFGEPSQSLSNQIATRGRSIDFHALGMYLPNPDPVLKALGKDIKVYRELRADAHIGGSIRRRKAAVKALEWGLDRDKAKSRVTRSIERIFADLDLSRIMTEMLDAMLYGYQPMEVIWGKVGSYVVPVDIVGKPADWFVYDEDNQLRMRTRQSPLKGEELPPRKFLVPRQDASYDNPYGFADLSMCFWPTTFKKGGLKFWVQFTEKYGAPWVIGKHPRSSSDAETNLLLDRLEDMVQDAVAVIPDDSSIEIKEAASKTGSTEVYERLLHFCRSEVSIALLGQNQTTEANSNRASAQAGLEVTRDIRDGDAAVVAEAFNTLIRWVCELNFNDGARPVFSLWEQEDVDKVLAERDEKLTRAGARLTSAYFKRAYQLQDGDLAEEEPSAPSAEFAESADAPDQLTLDVALDTLTVDSLNAEAQALLAPLLQRVTQGVQPDELLGMLAELYPKMDASGLQERLARMIFVAKLWGRLHG; translated from the coding sequence ATGAGGACCAAAGGCTTATGGGTCAGCGCCACTGAGTTCGTCCAGTTCGGAGAGCCGAGCCAATCGCTCTCCAACCAGATCGCCACGCGCGGCCGCAGCATCGATTTTCACGCGCTGGGCATGTACCTGCCCAACCCGGATCCAGTGCTGAAAGCACTGGGCAAGGACATCAAAGTCTACCGCGAGCTGCGTGCTGACGCGCATATTGGCGGCAGCATCCGACGCCGCAAGGCGGCAGTGAAAGCACTTGAATGGGGACTGGATCGTGACAAGGCCAAGAGCCGCGTAACCAGGTCGATCGAGCGTATCTTTGCAGACCTTGACCTGTCCAGAATCATGACTGAAATGCTGGATGCCATGCTCTACGGCTATCAGCCTATGGAAGTGATATGGGGTAAGGTCGGCAGCTACGTGGTGCCGGTCGACATTGTTGGCAAGCCTGCGGACTGGTTCGTGTATGACGAGGACAACCAGCTGCGCATGCGCACCAGGCAAAGCCCGCTCAAGGGCGAAGAACTGCCGCCACGTAAATTTCTGGTGCCGCGCCAGGATGCCAGCTACGATAACCCCTACGGCTTCGCCGATCTCTCCATGTGCTTCTGGCCGACCACCTTCAAGAAAGGTGGCCTCAAGTTCTGGGTGCAGTTCACCGAGAAGTACGGCGCCCCCTGGGTGATCGGCAAGCACCCGCGCAGCTCGTCAGACGCCGAGACCAACCTGCTGCTCGACCGACTGGAAGACATGGTGCAGGACGCCGTAGCGGTGATCCCGGACGACTCCAGCATCGAGATCAAGGAGGCGGCGAGCAAGACCGGCAGTACCGAGGTCTATGAACGGTTGCTGCACTTCTGCCGCTCCGAGGTATCCATTGCGCTGCTCGGGCAGAATCAGACCACTGAGGCCAACAGCAACCGCGCCTCCGCCCAGGCCGGGCTGGAGGTCACCCGTGACATCCGCGATGGTGATGCAGCTGTGGTGGCTGAAGCCTTCAACACCCTGATCCGCTGGGTGTGTGAGCTGAACTTCAACGACGGTGCCCGCCCGGTATTCTCATTGTGGGAGCAAGAAGATGTCGACAAGGTGCTGGCTGAGCGAGATGAAAAGCTGACCCGAGCGGGTGCCAGGCTGACTTCGGCCTACTTCAAACGCGCCTATCAGCTGCAGGATGGTGATCTGGCAGAGGAGGAGCCCTCCGCACCCTCCGCCGAATTTGCTGAGTCTGCTGATGCACCTGATCAACTGACGCTGGATGTAGCGCTGGATACACTGACGGTCGACAGTCTCAATGCGGAAGCCCAAGCCCTTTTGGCCCCACTCCTGCAGCGCGTCACCCAGGGCGTCCAGCCAGACGAGCTCCTCGGCATGCTGGCTGAGCTGTATCCGAAGATGGACGCCAGCGGCCTGCAAGAGCGCCTGGCGCGCATGATCTTTGTGGCCAAGCTGTGGGGTCGCCTTCATGGCTGA
- a CDS encoding phage head morphogenesis protein, whose amino-acid sequence MADVDLAYCMSLPPRKAIEYLKNKGYAITWDWEELWQDAQTQAFTVAKATRLDILQDIREAVEAALQEGKTQAWFTRTLTPLLQAKGWWGKQEHIDPDTGEVSQVQLGSPWRLQTIYRTNLQTAYMAGRWQAQMENVDDRPYWQYIAILDGKTRPSHRAMNGKVFRYDDPFWQSFYPPNGWGCRCRVVALAEDDLTRSGLRVAQSTGKLGRTQKLVSRKTGEMREVATYRATDPITRRDIIISPDAGWSYNPGAAAWQPERQRYSGNLVALANKELP is encoded by the coding sequence ATGGCTGACGTAGATCTCGCCTACTGTATGTCCCTGCCGCCCAGGAAGGCGATCGAGTATCTGAAAAACAAAGGCTACGCCATTACCTGGGATTGGGAGGAACTTTGGCAGGATGCCCAGACCCAGGCGTTTACCGTAGCCAAGGCGACACGACTGGACATTCTGCAAGACATCCGCGAAGCCGTTGAGGCCGCGCTGCAGGAGGGCAAAACGCAGGCCTGGTTCACCCGGACCTTGACCCCGCTGCTGCAGGCCAAAGGCTGGTGGGGCAAGCAGGAGCATATCGACCCGGATACAGGCGAAGTCAGCCAGGTGCAACTGGGCAGCCCCTGGCGCCTGCAGACCATCTACCGCACCAATCTGCAGACCGCATATATGGCTGGCCGCTGGCAGGCGCAGATGGAAAACGTGGACGACCGCCCGTATTGGCAATACATCGCCATCCTGGACGGTAAGACCCGGCCCAGCCATCGCGCCATGAATGGTAAGGTGTTCCGCTACGATGATCCGTTCTGGCAATCCTTCTATCCGCCTAACGGTTGGGGATGCCGCTGCCGTGTAGTGGCGCTGGCAGAGGATGATCTGACCCGAAGTGGTCTTAGGGTAGCGCAGTCGACAGGCAAATTGGGCCGTACCCAAAAGCTGGTATCCCGCAAGACGGGAGAAATGCGCGAGGTGGCGACCTATCGGGCGACAGATCCCATCACACGCCGCGACATCATCATCTCCCCGGATGCAGGCTGGAGCTATAACCCCGGTGCAGCGGCATGGCAGCCCGAGCGCCAGCGCTACAGTGGTAATCTGGTGGCCTTGGCCAACAAGGAGCTGCCATGA
- a CDS encoding phage virion morphogenesis protein: protein MSMLSLTIDDAQLQAALLRLEQAAIDLRPAMRQIAQALLLETERNFEEEGRPRWAPLADATVRARLGGKKAYKKSGALRASAQRQLAGMRILQHTGQLASSITTNYDSTQAVIGSNKVYAAIHQFGGKAGRGRSVDIPARPFLPVTANGELQPEAREAVLDCVLRHLRTAAGV, encoded by the coding sequence ATGAGCATGCTGAGTCTCACCATCGATGATGCTCAACTGCAAGCAGCCCTGCTACGGCTGGAGCAGGCCGCCATTGATCTACGGCCTGCCATGAGACAGATCGCGCAGGCATTGCTGCTGGAGACCGAACGAAATTTTGAGGAAGAGGGTCGCCCGCGCTGGGCCCCGCTGGCCGATGCCACCGTGCGCGCACGTCTTGGTGGCAAGAAGGCGTACAAGAAGAGCGGTGCGCTGAGGGCTTCGGCCCAGCGCCAGTTGGCTGGCATGCGAATCCTGCAGCATACCGGCCAGCTGGCAAGCTCGATCACCACCAACTATGACAGTACCCAAGCGGTAATCGGCAGCAACAAAGTCTATGCGGCCATCCACCAGTTCGGCGGCAAAGCCGGTCGGGGCCGTAGCGTGGATATCCCGGCCCGCCCGTTTCTGCCGGTAACTGCAAACGGAGAACTGCAACCCGAAGCCCGAGAAGCGGTGCTGGACTGTGTATTGCGCCACCTGAGAACGGCTGCTGGCGTTTAG
- a CDS encoding YodC family protein, with protein sequence MAELKVGDVVQLKGGGPVMTIETIGINDSYGNYQGTCECSWFHNGERKKERFVMAALQHYEHPNVMGMG encoded by the coding sequence ATGGCAGAACTCAAAGTCGGTGATGTGGTTCAGTTGAAAGGTGGTGGCCCGGTCATGACCATCGAAACGATCGGCATCAACGATTCATATGGGAACTATCAAGGAACATGCGAGTGTAGCTGGTTCCATAATGGGGAGAGGAAAAAGGAGCGCTTTGTGATGGCAGCGCTACAGCACTATGAGCACCCCAATGTGATGGGTATGGGCTAA
- a CDS encoding peptidase, translating into MNTTPPLHIFKPGRQTAMSGAVMDFSESDLAASARAYDPALHEAPIVIGHPRHDAPAYGWVKSLAADRDGLNAEPHQIDAAFAELVATGRFKKISASFYLPDAPNNPVPGVYYLRHVGFLGAQPPAVKGLKQAEFADAEDGVVEFGDWGMETNASLWRRVREWLLAKFGQETADQVVPDWQIESIREAARQDDDTPRAAFADPTDAPPDPTPPIPEEKLAVTPEQKAALEAENAQLKQKLAEATEREKASATAKRHSEHLAYAEQLVNEGRLAPKHRPAVVAFLDFADGETAVEFGEGDDKQPLATAFMSFLGDMPKVIDFGEAATKGKANTSSSADVADFAEKQTDPDRLNLHMRAVALATEKNIPYEQAVRQLL; encoded by the coding sequence ATGAACACGACCCCACCCCTGCACATCTTCAAGCCCGGCCGCCAGACCGCGATGTCTGGTGCGGTGATGGATTTTTCCGAGTCCGATCTTGCGGCCAGCGCCCGCGCCTACGATCCGGCCCTGCATGAAGCGCCCATTGTTATCGGCCACCCCAGACATGACGCTCCGGCCTATGGCTGGGTGAAGTCGCTGGCCGCAGACCGCGATGGCCTCAATGCCGAGCCACACCAGATTGATGCCGCATTCGCCGAGCTGGTGGCAACCGGGCGCTTCAAAAAGATCAGCGCCAGTTTCTACCTGCCGGACGCGCCCAATAATCCGGTGCCCGGCGTGTACTACCTGCGCCACGTTGGCTTCCTCGGTGCCCAGCCGCCTGCCGTGAAAGGCCTCAAGCAGGCCGAATTCGCCGACGCCGAGGATGGCGTAGTCGAGTTTGGTGACTGGGGCATGGAGACCAACGCCTCCCTCTGGCGTCGGGTACGCGAGTGGCTGCTGGCCAAGTTCGGGCAGGAGACTGCCGACCAGGTTGTGCCGGACTGGCAGATCGAATCCATCCGCGAGGCAGCTCGTCAGGATGACGACACCCCGCGCGCAGCCTTCGCCGACCCAACCGATGCCCCCCCTGACCCGACCCCACCTATTCCTGAGGAGAAACTTGCAGTGACCCCTGAGCAAAAGGCTGCGCTGGAGGCCGAAAACGCCCAGCTGAAGCAAAAACTGGCGGAAGCCACCGAACGTGAAAAAGCCAGTGCAACGGCCAAGCGCCACAGCGAACACCTGGCCTATGCCGAGCAGCTCGTCAACGAAGGCAGGCTGGCACCGAAGCATCGGCCTGCCGTGGTCGCATTTCTGGACTTTGCAGACGGTGAGACGGCCGTCGAGTTCGGCGAAGGTGACGACAAGCAGCCGCTGGCTACTGCGTTCATGTCCTTCCTGGGCGATATGCCGAAGGTGATCGACTTTGGCGAGGCCGCCACCAAGGGCAAGGCCAATACCAGTAGTAGTGCCGATGTCGCTGACTTCGCAGAGAAGCAGACCGACCCCGACCGCCTCAACCTGCATATGCGTGCCGTTGCGCTGGCCACCGAAAAGAACATTCCCTACGAGCAGGCCGTACGTCAGCTGCTGTAA
- a CDS encoding major capsid protein gives MVDRLRQLRVVDPVLTNIARGYRNAQYIGEALFPVAHVEKEGAVVPLFGKEAFRLWETERAIRAKSNVMTPDDIDTLDVVLREHDLAYPVDYREQQESMFDAEARAAKRVKDAIDLRCEWACAALAQNPSTYLPGGKVALAGASQWSNNGGDPIQVIESGKEVVRSRIGIRPNTIVMGASVYQSLKFHTKLQNALSAGDKKLLTIEHLRVLFGINDIYIGEALAGDSATGDVWGDNLMLAYVAKPSGGSAADYEEPSFGYTLRKKGMPETDKYDAEGGKVRFVRHTDVYKPVVVGADAGYLISDTNA, from the coding sequence ATGGTTGATCGTCTCAGACAGCTCCGGGTCGTTGATCCGGTATTGACCAACATCGCGCGCGGCTACCGCAACGCGCAATACATCGGCGAGGCGCTGTTTCCGGTCGCGCATGTGGAAAAAGAAGGGGCCGTTGTGCCGCTGTTCGGCAAGGAGGCCTTTCGCTTGTGGGAAACCGAGCGCGCCATCCGTGCCAAGTCCAACGTGATGACACCGGACGACATCGACACCCTCGATGTAGTGCTACGCGAACATGATTTGGCCTACCCGGTGGATTACCGTGAGCAGCAGGAGTCGATGTTCGACGCCGAGGCCCGTGCGGCCAAGCGCGTCAAGGACGCAATTGATTTGCGGTGCGAGTGGGCGTGTGCTGCCCTGGCGCAGAATCCGAGCACCTACCTGCCCGGTGGCAAGGTGGCGCTGGCGGGGGCCAGTCAGTGGAGCAATAACGGCGGCGATCCGATCCAGGTGATTGAGAGCGGTAAAGAAGTCGTACGCAGCCGCATCGGTATCCGTCCAAACACGATTGTGATGGGCGCCTCGGTGTATCAATCACTGAAGTTCCATACCAAGCTGCAGAACGCTCTCAGTGCCGGAGACAAGAAGCTCCTCACCATTGAGCACCTGCGCGTGTTGTTCGGTATCAACGACATCTACATCGGTGAGGCCTTGGCCGGTGACAGCGCTACCGGCGATGTGTGGGGTGACAACCTGATGCTCGCCTACGTGGCCAAGCCGAGCGGAGGCAGCGCGGCGGATTACGAGGAGCCGTCCTTCGGCTACACCCTGCGCAAGAAGGGCATGCCGGAAACCGACAAGTACGACGCTGAAGGCGGCAAAGTACGTTTCGTCCGCCATACCGATGTCTACAAACCGGTAGTGGTGGGTGCCGACGCCGGATACCTGATCTCCGATACCAACGCATGA
- a CDS encoding DUF2190 family protein — MKTQQSILTTSVITSAGLTRRRFVGFDGNACGTGVKALGVVDADTEAGGVAPANVLGLILVEAGAAIAVGAEVQSDANGKAIPKAAGVGNGIALDAAAAAGDVIRIVRGI, encoded by the coding sequence ATGAAGACGCAACAATCCATACTGACCACTTCTGTGATCACCTCCGCTGGCCTGACTCGCCGCCGTTTTGTCGGCTTTGATGGCAATGCCTGTGGGACCGGAGTTAAGGCCTTGGGTGTCGTAGATGCAGATACCGAGGCAGGAGGTGTCGCACCGGCGAACGTGTTGGGTTTGATCCTGGTGGAGGCAGGTGCAGCAATTGCAGTGGGGGCTGAAGTTCAGTCTGACGCCAACGGCAAGGCTATCCCCAAGGCTGCTGGAGTGGGTAATGGCATTGCGCTGGATGCGGCAGCGGCTGCGGGTGATGTGATCCGCATCGTGCGGGGCATCTGA
- a CDS encoding gp436 family protein, producing the protein MRYCVLADLQLAIPPQTLIWLSNDDESATVIHTAVVEEAVRQAEELVDAYLRGRYNLPLVPVPSVIKDITVHLARHWLYARRPEGNELPDAVIRTWKSGMQMLEAMRDGKLTIGVPSGEAAPESGEMKVRSRPRRFDINLLDRYR; encoded by the coding sequence ATGCGCTACTGCGTCCTGGCCGATTTGCAGCTGGCCATACCGCCGCAAACCCTGATCTGGCTCTCCAATGACGACGAGTCGGCTACCGTCATCCACACAGCGGTGGTCGAGGAAGCCGTCCGCCAGGCGGAAGAGCTGGTCGATGCCTACTTGCGGGGGCGTTACAACCTGCCGCTGGTTCCGGTGCCCTCTGTCATCAAGGACATCACTGTCCATCTGGCCCGACATTGGTTGTATGCCCGGCGACCGGAAGGCAACGAGCTGCCTGATGCTGTCATTCGCACCTGGAAGTCCGGCATGCAGATGCTGGAGGCCATGCGAGACGGCAAGCTGACCATCGGCGTGCCAAGCGGGGAAGCTGCCCCGGAGTCGGGTGAAATGAAGGTGCGGTCGCGGCCTCGCCGCTTCGACATCAACCTGCTGGATCGGTACCGCTGA
- a CDS encoding Gp37 family protein, producing MATTLQIIDAVVARLKVKLPQLAVEYFPDQPGEYRLNHSKGALLVSYPGSQFTDPVDLTCIVQPRVVKLSITVLLRQLNGRGGAIEKVDEVRRALVGWRPMDCRKTWAVSEKFLGESAGIWQYAVDLATQTMLVEDSNMPSGPILNQVTHEETP from the coding sequence ATGGCTACCACCCTGCAGATTATCGACGCCGTGGTGGCTCGTCTTAAGGTGAAGTTGCCGCAGCTGGCGGTTGAGTATTTCCCAGATCAACCCGGAGAGTACCGGCTCAATCATTCCAAAGGGGCGCTGTTGGTCAGTTACCCCGGCAGCCAGTTTACTGACCCCGTTGATCTCACCTGCATCGTCCAGCCGCGTGTGGTGAAGCTGTCCATCACCGTGCTGTTGCGCCAGTTGAATGGCCGGGGTGGGGCCATTGAAAAGGTCGACGAAGTGCGCCGCGCGCTGGTGGGCTGGCGCCCGATGGATTGCCGCAAGACCTGGGCAGTCTCCGAGAAGTTTCTGGGTGAATCGGCGGGCATCTGGCAGTACGCCGTGGACCTGGCCACTCAAACCATGCTGGTGGAAGACAGCAACATGCCGTCCGGCCCCATTCTGAACCAAGTTACGCATGAGGAAACCCCATGA
- a CDS encoding phage tail sheath subtilisin-like domain-containing protein: MAANYLHGVETIEIERGPRPVRTVKSAVIGLIGTAPVGAVNVATLSLSEKDAAAFGPQLPGFSIPQALDAIYDHGAGTVIVINVLDPAIHKSAVTNEAITFDAVTDRVNLARGAAANLVVKSNDGITTYVKGTDYSVDLMTGQLTRLKGGTLLAGASVKASYDYADPTKVTAADIIGTVNAAGVRTGLKALKDTYNLFGFFAKILIAPAFCTQNSVATELIAMADQLDAITYIDAPIGTTYAQALAGRGPAGSINFNTSSDRVRLCYPHVKVYDPVLNNERLEPLSARAAGLRAKVDLDKGFWWSSSNQELAGVIGVERQLSAMIDDPQSEVNLLNEQGITTVFSSYGSGLRLWGNRTAAWPTVSHMRNFENVRRTGDVINESIRYFSQQFIDMPLNQATIDALLESVNSYGRKLIGDGALLGFKCWFDPARNSETELASGHLLLNYKYTPPPPMERLTYETEITSEYLLTLKGGK, encoded by the coding sequence ATGGCTGCAAACTACCTGCATGGTGTCGAAACCATCGAGATCGAACGCGGCCCACGCCCGGTTCGTACCGTAAAGTCAGCGGTGATCGGCCTGATCGGTACCGCGCCCGTCGGAGCGGTCAATGTCGCCACCCTGAGCCTGTCCGAGAAAGATGCGGCCGCCTTCGGCCCGCAGTTGCCGGGCTTCAGTATCCCGCAAGCCCTGGATGCTATTTATGATCACGGCGCCGGAACGGTGATCGTGATCAACGTGCTCGATCCAGCCATTCACAAGTCAGCGGTGACCAATGAAGCCATCACCTTTGATGCTGTGACGGACCGGGTGAACCTGGCACGAGGCGCGGCGGCCAATCTGGTGGTCAAAAGCAATGATGGCATCACCACCTATGTGAAGGGCACAGACTACTCGGTGGATCTGATGACCGGGCAGTTGACCCGACTCAAGGGGGGCACCCTGCTGGCCGGGGCCAGCGTCAAGGCGAGCTATGACTATGCGGACCCAACCAAGGTCACAGCGGCCGACATCATTGGCACGGTCAACGCCGCAGGTGTACGCACCGGTCTCAAGGCATTGAAGGATACTTATAACCTCTTCGGCTTCTTTGCCAAGATTCTGATCGCCCCGGCGTTCTGCACGCAAAACTCGGTGGCAACCGAGCTGATCGCGATGGCCGACCAACTGGATGCGATTACCTATATTGATGCTCCAATCGGTACCACCTACGCCCAGGCGTTGGCCGGTCGCGGTCCGGCAGGCTCCATCAACTTCAACACCTCCAGCGATCGGGTGCGCCTGTGCTATCCGCATGTGAAGGTCTACGACCCGGTGCTGAACAACGAGCGCCTGGAGCCGCTGTCGGCCCGTGCTGCCGGTCTGCGTGCCAAGGTGGACCTGGACAAGGGTTTCTGGTGGTCCAGCTCCAACCAGGAACTGGCCGGTGTGATCGGCGTCGAGCGCCAGCTGTCGGCGATGATCGACGACCCGCAGTCCGAGGTGAACCTGCTGAACGAGCAGGGCATCACCACGGTGTTCTCCAGCTATGGCTCCGGCCTCCGCTTGTGGGGCAACCGCACCGCAGCCTGGCCAACGGTCAGCCACATGCGCAACTTCGAGAACGTGCGCCGTACCGGCGATGTGATCAACGAATCCATCCGCTACTTCAGCCAGCAGTTCATCGACATGCCGCTGAACCAGGCCACCATTGATGCCTTGCTGGAGTCCGTCAACAGCTATGGCCGCAAACTGATCGGCGACGGTGCCTTGCTCGGCTTCAAGTGCTGGTTTGACCCGGCACGCAACAGCGAAACCGAGCTGGCCAGCGGGCACTTGCTGCTCAACTACAAGTACACCCCGCCGCCGCCGATGGAGCGGCTCACTTATGAAACCGAGATTACCTCGGAATACCTGCTGACCTTGAAGGGAGGGAAGTAA
- a CDS encoding phage major tail tube protein, which translates to MAGKIEINRITNANIYIDGNSLLGRAEEIKLPDVTAIMQEHKALGMMGKIELPSGFDKLEGEIKWNSLYNEVARTMANPFKAVQLQCRSSIETYGAQGRIQELSLVTFLTVMFKKNPMGTFKQHDNAEFSSSFSATYLKQLIDGEEMIELDYLANIYRVGGEDMLATYRNNIGG; encoded by the coding sequence ATGGCAGGCAAGATTGAAATCAACCGCATCACCAATGCGAACATCTATATTGATGGCAACTCCCTGCTGGGCCGTGCTGAGGAAATCAAGCTGCCGGATGTCACCGCCATCATGCAGGAGCACAAAGCACTGGGCATGATGGGCAAGATCGAATTGCCCTCGGGCTTTGACAAGCTGGAAGGCGAGATCAAGTGGAACTCCCTGTACAACGAGGTTGCCAGGACCATGGCCAACCCGTTCAAGGCCGTACAGCTGCAATGCCGTTCCAGCATTGAAACCTATGGGGCCCAGGGGCGAATCCAGGAGCTGAGCCTGGTCACCTTCCTGACCGTCATGTTCAAGAAGAACCCGATGGGCACATTCAAGCAACATGACAACGCCGAATTTTCCAGCAGCTTCTCGGCAACCTACCTCAAACAGCTGATTGACGGCGAAGAGATGATCGAGCTGGATTACCTGGCCAACATCTACCGTGTTGGCGGTGAGGACATGCTGGCGACCTACCGCAACAATATTGGTGGTTAA
- a CDS encoding phage tail assembly protein yields MNITLQHPFTNAAGQRIETLTIKRLKRGDLKAAHRHSKEDAEQEDFLFARMTGLLLEDLDLLDIADSKALTDAFRDMVVGGESSASTGSGSADSATDTAL; encoded by the coding sequence ATGAATATCACCTTGCAGCACCCGTTCACCAATGCCGCAGGCCAGCGGATTGAAACCCTCACCATCAAACGACTCAAACGCGGCGACCTGAAAGCCGCACATCGCCACAGCAAGGAAGACGCTGAACAGGAAGACTTCCTGTTTGCCCGCATGACGGGCCTGCTGCTGGAAGACCTGGATTTGCTGGACATTGCCGACAGCAAGGCATTGACCGATGCCTTTCGCGACATGGTTGTCGGCGGAGAGTCATCTGCGTCAACTGGATCAGGTTCTGCTGACAGTGCTACGGATACAGCCCTCTGA